TCAACTCTTAAAAGCCATATGCGAACACACACTGGCGAGAAGCCTCatcaatgtgcccagtgtggaaaaggtttttatCAAACATCGACTCTTAAAATCCATATGCTtactcacactggagagaagcctcatataTGTGCCCAGTGTGGTAAAAGTTTTTATCAAACATCCACTCTTAAAAGCCATATGCTtactcacactggagagaagcctcatcaatgtgtccagtgtggaaaagcatttacaCAAATGTCAAATCTTAGGACCCAtatgcttacacacacttaGGACCCATTaaatgcttacacacactggagagaagcctcatcaatgtgcccagtgtggaaaagcatttacaCAAATGTCAAATCTTAGGACCCATATGcttacacacactggagagaagcctcatcaatgtgcccagtgtggaaaagcatttacaCAAATGACAAGTCTTAGGACCCATATGCTttctcacactggagagaagcctcatcaatgtgcccagtgtggtaAAGGTTTTTATCAAACATCAACTCTTAAACGCCATATGcgaacacacactggagagaagccacaTCAATgagcccagtgtggaaaagcatttgaATGGACCACAATTCTTAAACaccacatgctaacacacactggagagacaggtcataaatgtgcccagtgtggaaattGTTTTCTATTTGCTTCAACTCTTAGTTTTTTGCTTTGCTTACACATACGGGAGCGAAACCTCATGAATTGCGTTTCTAATCCCGGTTCTAATTACCCCAGAGTTCTCGTGAGAGCACAATGGACTTGTCTCtgtgagacactctggcaatgagcaatgatgcacgttacttttactccaacattccggggaaccagctaaaatGATGAAGACAGCgttgcaacgttggaggacagtacacattggtcgtagtgttatctgattgtgtcaaaatccgaaatcattcaggccatccttaaaaatattttcgtttgccgtaacccgaccgaccctgtcaatttagaaccgacccaaatatttatttttttccccttttagtccaaccgacttgcggttgtaaactttgcgttaataccgaccgattgtttttttttactctaaacaaccaatacaaatgcaataaaataatatttcttttagtaggcccaagtattgtgaatataaattgcctacatgcaagcgtggctcactaaaaaaaaaaacctgtggcgtcatctctacaccattggttttacgcatgtcacactatggcctacgccgtttcattcacacaaactgataatgcttttacttggcacgaagttctggaagaactgtggccagatcttttctcatccctcctcccctagtctagcggtgaccgtgtcggagtattgaaattggttgtggtctattcagcatttctcaaaatatgggtccgcgaaaacatggagactgctggtcagctgagtcgtggagtgaaattaggcccggtgcttcatctgataatttgctgcgcagttgatcaagaaaccgcggatcggcgaaaaaaagaaaacaagcgtttctgctatcgatgtcattaaacatggagccctacaattaagtggtggtatgagcattcattcagtcTTGGCGTCTcttgagagaaactgaaactaatcgatagcgttggtatcaaagctccgcttcaacctgttggaaggctatttatttatttaacgaaacttaatagaatgcgttttttggaacttccttagaaacagagcagagactgtataatacactgtatagcattgagtattgtatagtcaaatttcaatatagcgtggccaagagctattgaagccttctttctgggtacatgtagatgagccctatgacccaaaagtctgccatgactgggcctcaggtcaaataAGGTtgaaggctggtctatataacctgcatcagaatgaggtttgcaatggttaAGCCCGCGGGTTGAATATGCAGTCATTTGTGTATGCAATTAAATTCCCtaacgtaatcaccatgaccaaaattgtacttttttttttttttttactttgaatcttgaaaaaaaaaaaaatattgacctacctaccgacccattttttttttttttttggctgttactgcaaacaaaaatatgaatcttatgattcatcttagttaactatagaatctttgatatggctctattaaggctacagatcctgttcaactgtttcctctgcccacaactgtttcaaaataaaagtcatcacCACAATAATTTCATATtaaataactagaaaagcatttcctaaaggaaatacagtgcatgaaaatgcaaaaatatgatgtaaaatatcatacagagtaaaacaaactatattggttgctaagtagatgaggtttaatatagttggaatgactgaacagttaaataggtggatagtttaaatggttaaattatttaggtagatagttgacgataactgacagttggaatggctctaatgtttgctagcagttatgctaactatgttaacaaagataataatgttaaccaagttactatgctaactagcatgctaactatgctaaccacattacttagctaacttagctaatcatttttagcagttatgctaactatgtttactaacatgctaactatgctaaccacgttacttagctaacttagctaattgtttttagcagttttgttaaaatgctaactagcatcttaacatcttaaccatgttacttagctaactagctacagtgggtaggagtcatagttgatgacaagtaacagttacaatggctgaacagttaaaaagttcagtagtttaaaggggttaaattgtttaacagtgaaatattgtagtgaggacttttatttttaaacagttttNNNNNNNNNNNNNNNNNNNNNNNNNNNNNNNNNNNNNNNNNNNNNNNNNNNNNNNNNNNNNNNNNNNNNNNNNNNNNNNNNNNNNNNNNNNNNNNNNNNNNNNNNNNNNNNNNNNNNNNNNNNNNNNNNNNNNNNNNNNNNNNNNNNNNNNNNNNNNNNNNNNNNNNNNNNNNNNNNNNNNNNNNNNNNNNNNNNNNNNNNNNNNNNNNNNNNNNNNNNNNNNNNNNNNNNNNNNNNNNNNNNNNNNNNNNNNNNNNNNNNNNNNNNNNNNNNNNNNNNNNNNNNNNNNNNNNNNNNNNNNNNNNNNNNNNNNNNNNNNNNNNNNNNNNNNNNNNNNNNNNNNNNNNNNNNNNNNNNNNNNNNNNNNNNNNNNNNNNNNNNNNNNNNNNNNNNNNNNNNNNNNNNNNNNNNNNNNNNNNNNNNNNNNNNNNNNNNNNNNNNNNNNNNNNNNNNNNNNNNNNNNNNNNNNNNNNNNNNNNNNNNNNNNNNNNNNNNNNNNNCACACCAATCActtccctaacacacacacaccatttcatcaccccccaccacacacacacacacacacacacacacacacacatataattcaTTTTTGCAGACTGGAATTGtgccgttttgctcccatagaaACAAATTGCTCTATCTTGTTAGTAATCTAAGATCTTTGCCTTAAGTGCTTATGCCTCATTCTAATTCTAAGTCTCTATGGTAACTCTTACAGGTGCATCAAAATATCCACACGGAACACAACAGAATGATGAACTCAACCTGCATCAATgttcccagtgtggaaaagcatttaaaAGGGCCAGAACTCTTAAAATCCATATGCTtactcacactggagagaagcctcatcaatgtgtccagtgtggaaaagcatttacaCAAATGTCAAAGCTTAACCGtcacatgcatactcacactggcgagaagcctcatcaatgtgcccagtgtgggaAAGGTTTTTATCAAATGTCAACTCTTAAACGCCATATGCTTACTCACACTGGCGAGAAGCCTCatcaatgtgtccagtgtggaaaagcatttacagaaatgtcaaGTCTTAGGACCCATATGtttacacacactggagagaaggctcatcaatgtgcccagtgtggaaaatgtTTTTATCAAACATCAACTCTTAAAAGCCATATGCGAACACACACTGGTGATAAGCCTCatcaatgtgcccagtgtggaaaaggtttttatCAAACATCATCTCTTAAAATCCATATGCTttctcacactggagagaagcctcatatatgtgcccagtgtggaaaaggtttttatCAAACATCAACTCTTAAAAGCCATATGCTtactcacactggagagaagcctcatcaatgtgtccattgtggaaaagcatttacaCAAATGTCAAATCTTAGGACCCATATGcttacacacactggagagaaggctcatcaatgtgcccagtgtggaaaaggatTTTATCGACCATCAGCTCTTAAAATCCATATGCTtactcacactggagagaagcctcatatatgtgcccagtgtggaaaaggtttttatCAAACATCATCTCTTAAACGCCATATGGGaactcacactggagagaagccacaTCAATgagcccagtgtggaaaagcatttgaATGGACCACAATTCTTAAACaccacatgctaacacacactggagagacaggtcataaatgtgcccagtgtggaaattGTTTTCTATTTGCTTCAACTCTTAGATCCCATATGCTTACACATACGGGAGCGAAACCTCATACCCTTccctggagagaagcctcataaatgttccCAGTGTGAAAGAGGTTTTTCACACACGTCAAGTCTTTCACGCCACATGTTTGAACACAAAGTAAAACAGGAACATGAAGAATACAACGAAAGACACGAATTGTATTTGATTGAgatagaacagaacagaagatCCATGGACAGAATGATGAACTCAACCTGCAACTCCCTCATTAGAAGGCATGAAAATgtactctactgttatccgatttattcttattttttttcttctgagtATTTGTGCGTTTAATGCGGCTTCAACTGTTTGAcatagaaacttcgttcaaactgcgttgcgtaggtcttactttgGGGACTTCAGCTATATATTGTTCAACtatgtaacttttatactttttgaactattaattaaaaactactaaaaatttccccatagacttaacattggcgattatgacatcacacttagaatcctatgctaagtgttccggccacctccagcaactgtctgtctggccagagacggttgataaagcgagacgattcataagagggtaaattctggcACGTTGTGACGTGGGGTTCGAAGCTGTCACGCCCATTTAGGAGTCTAGCGGGAGGTCCAGTGTCTATATATTCCTATGGGAGAAATGGTCATTTTCTCGGAATATGATCAAGTTTTAAACCCATTTTCTATAAGCCACATGTCTCCCTAACATTCcaacattgaaattgtattttccaacgaaacaaattaagacaaaaatagctttgttcatgatctgtcactgtctcctcaaagctctggtgcacagccacctgttctcagaggctctAGACTCAGAGATGGTTGATAGACTAatccaggggttcccaaacttttccacgacaaggccccccaaataccactaggttctggccaaggacccccttgatgttttattaattaaacccatcgacaatactacggcaaatgtaaaaatacattaagctaatctaatgattattttagccacaaccacatcgcgatggagcatacagtgtgtaaaaattttatttggggctttctgccaTATGAGAGCCaccactctactattat
This window of the Alosa alosa isolate M-15738 ecotype Scorff River chromosome 7, AALO_Geno_1.1, whole genome shotgun sequence genome carries:
- the LOC125297385 gene encoding zinc finger protein 239-like — encoded protein: MVTLTGASKYPHGTQQNDELNLHQCSQCGKAFKRARTLKIHMLTHTGEKPHQCVQCGKAFTQMSKLNRHMHTHTGEKPHQCAQCGKGFYQMSTLKRHMLTHTGEKPHQCVQCGKAFTEMSSLRTHMFTHTGEKAHQCAQCGKCFYQTSTLKSHMRTHTGDKPHQCAQCGKGFYQTSSLKIHMLSHTGEKPHICAQCGKGFYQTSTLKSHMLTHTGEKPHQCVHCGKAFTQMSNLRTHMLTHTGEKAHQCAQCGKGFYRPSALKIHMLTHTGEKPHICAQCGKGFYQTSSLKRHMGTHTGEKPHQ